ATtacagaaattcactattcacattcaGCTATATTTAACTTAATTCATGAGTAAAAGCTCCAATAAAAGGGCAATTACTGTGATTAAGCAAGTAGAATTCGGCTGGTCacgtgatcctaacatggcagcccccatgagtggGCCATCttaatgtagaataaaacagcttttataaggttactgatatttcTTCATCTCATGTATCCCATTCgggcatgattttatacatatgtttcaaaattacaattcattccttttgaataaaacgttttaaatgaggaaaaaattatcgagtgcacctttaaattagcgcatgttaacgagagactggaatggctttatctcatctgagCTATGCCTTATTAGAattcaataatttattttttgttgtttttgatcaacaactgactgtaaagaatagaaagggtattaaaagagacattattcattgACAAATCATCTTCGGACATAGCATAGAATAAAAgactgatcttgggatttaagaatcaatattgagaTTGTTTAAATGATGACTGGGATGCATTTGGATATCAGTATATTTATCCATCCCAGATGTAAGGCAGTATGTTAgtttcagttaccattcactttcattgcatcttttttttcatacaataaacgTGATTGGCTGTTATTCtgtcaaacatctccttttgtgtttcacagaagaaagaaggtcagtTGGGCTtgtaacaacatgatggtgaataaataatggcagaatgttaattttttgtgtgaactatccctttaaaacaaaacGCATATACATATCGAAAGGGAAAATTCTGCTTTCTCTGCATTTTTAATTTCACCATTTTCCCTATTATCCAACTTATTCACCATTTGTGCCAACTACTTACTTGTGCATTTGGAAATTATAGTAAATGCCACCTCAAATCCTCCTTCTGACTCTAGACCAAAAGGTGTGAGTGAAAATTTTTGTCTACTGTGCTCAGAAACAGCATCGCTGAGCGAATGCCTGACCACAGCATGCTCACTGGAAACTCACAGTTAACCTGCTACGCAGATGGAGAAGCCACGGAGGAAGTTATTAAGTCATTGACAATGACTCAGCCTGCAATACAGCTTAATCACCCTTTTCTTTTCCAATAAGGACTGGAGACAGGAGAGTCCTTGATTGAACACTTATGAGTCATATGTATCGCTTTTAGTTCTAAGCTCTAAAGGTGTATACATCTCTTGCAATACCAAGtcggttcaaaagtctgagaccgcATTGAAAATCAAGGATTCAAAAACAAATTCAAACCtgtaaataaacaaagttttagaatttagaaacatttaaaaacaaagaatgaCGTGAAGTAAAATTAAAAgggaatatttaagattctgcactactACTACACTATGTCACTTATAAATAAGCAAATATGTGACATTGATTTAACTCAGTTAAGGTCTATGTTggggtcagatttccttgcttcctttgAAGCACACAAAGTGCTCTTTCTcaatattctcaaatcatgctgggataacatggatcataagattttgcacaaacttgtggagtccaacATGGACTGTCCATatcagctcgagtgcatgctgtcattatagCAAAACGGGGCATACAGTACCAAACACTAAGAAATGCACATCAATTCTCTCTAAATGTTATGCTGAAAATATAACTTGTAATCAAATTAGGAAAATGCAAACTAAAAGCAATGTATGTGAACACTGAAAAGACAAAGATCCATGTCCCATCATTGACACTAGTCAAACCTATATACAGTAAAACCTCTCGGTGGCACAGTTTCATTTTAGCTTGACATATAGATGGTAAAGGTTGGGGCTGGATCTCTATTCTGTGTCATTGTCACCAAAATGCCCCCTTGTAATTAGTAGTGGaaacagttgtggcatatatgaCTGGTGGTTTTAGTGACCATTATTTAAAGGGCTAGCATTGCTAAGTGTCATTATGTCATAAAAGCAATAATGTTTAAGTTGAATGCTACCACGTTTGCTAGACATTTCTGTCAATGCATTTTGACAGCAGTAATGAATGGACATCAACAAGTGTTCCAAGAGTGTTCATAGTTTAACAACTTGTGCTATTGCCATGGCTGTGATTACCTTGGTGCCCTTTATTCTTTATTCTTTGCTCTGCTGTTCCTCTGCAGAATTCTGAATATGACTGAAGCTAAAAGAAAAGGAAATGTCCATCAGCCAACACAGGTCTGACATGAGAAAGGTCTTCCTTAGCATTAGTAAGCATCCCGTGTGTGGAGCACGCCGCCAATACAACATCCGACTATGTGTACTTCCCTACAATATACTATGCAAAAAGCaatacattactgtaaattaatAGGATGTCTTAATATGCAGTATTCATGATACAGTTGGCAAACAACGCCCAGATGACCTACTGCATCTGCTGAGAATCTGAAGTGTGCAGCCAGTGGACACTTAGCCGAGAACCAGCTAAatcgagtggtggtggcatagtggactaaagcacataactgttaatcagaaggtcactggttcgatcccaatggccaccaccattgtgtccttgagctaggcacttaaatcaaggttgctccggggggattgaccctgtaataagtgcactgtaaatcgctttggataaaagcatctgccaaatgcataaatgtaaaatgtaaatgtaaatcagatTTGGTAAGGAAACTCTTTTTCACAATTATGTAGTTCAATATTTTCGTGATTGTTGTTAGTGCAACATAGGTCTAAAAACATGCTGTTCAAGAACAATGCCCACATTCCCGAATGTAATACGTCCAGTAATGCATTTATACTACACACCTGCATAAGGTATTTTAAAACACCTACTAAAGAACATACTTTTGGTCAAGAAGTAAATTATTCATCGAAATTTGTACATACTCTGAAAGTACAGGAATTCGGACACAGCTAACCCCTAAGCACACCTATTCACAACTACATCTACATATAAAGTATGGTTTTAATTGCTGAGAAACTCTCATTTAAGAAGATTTCTGAGGTTCAGCTTCAGAGAACTGTTGTTGCTACACCACAGTATCTCTAAAGGGAAATTCAACTGAAAACTATGTGGCCACAGGCAGTAAAAATGTTAGTGAAGCAAATAAAGATCACCACAAATCCACCACCGATGCAAGGAAATGCATATGGGATGAAAAGTACATACATGCAGTATGCTTAAATTTGAAATGTAGCATATTAGTATTAAGAAGTCTTTAGCATGCAGTGCAATCACACTGTAAGCATTAAGCACATATACAGAAATAGAAGTGCAGGCATACACTTATTAATGCATGCACACGATTATATACAAACAGTATACATGCATGTTGCATGTGTGCATCCATGCAATCATGTATGCACAAATGTGGATACATTCAGTCACACTCTCCATACAACACAATGAAAGATACCTTTGGTTTAGAAGTTTGTAAATGTTAAATCAGTTAAACATTTTATAGGTTTCATTTTCATTAACTAAAACTAAGATCTGGTTTTAAGCCAACACTGGGTTTACTAAGCCATCAGAAGTTCCTCTCAACACCATCTTATCTTAGTTTGATGGCCGTTTCAGAAATGAAGGCTATTCTCAAAAGTCACTGCGATCATTCATATGAATCTATATGATTCTCAACTTGCCACTGGGGTATAGGGTTGGGTAGCAGGACATCTCCGATATAAAGGAAAATTTCATAGAAAGGTTGCCCACAGAAACCCCAAACCCAGATGGGCATCCCCTGCCGTCTTGATACGTTGTTCTTTTTGGCTTGTGCACCTTTATAAAGAGCCCCGGCCCCTTTCTCATTAACATCACGCACCTGCTGACTGGTATTAGGTCAGGACGCTGTGTTTATAGCTGCTTTGTTCAAAGTGCAAGACAGCGGGActccaaaagtagaaaaaaatggGTTCTTGGCTCAACATTGTGCTCATGTGTGGACTTCTCTTAGTGTCTCTTCAGAGAAACAACGGATTTCGTTTTCCTCGATCCACAAGTGATACGGACAAAACGCTGGAAAGAAGGAAACTGCAGGACACAATCCATTCTCTGCAAAATCATTATGTAAGTAAAATCAACGGACCTGCATGTTTCCAGTTGCAAAACCCTCTGTTATCTGTAAGGGTCCTCTTAACCTAATAGGTTTGTTGCAGTTGGTTTCTAAACGTCTACAGCAGGTTTCAAAGTAACTCAGACTGTGTAAGCAGAATTAATCACTTTCAGTTGCTTCATGCCTCAGTTTGGCATTGCAGCCAATATTAGCAAGATGCCATTCtaaaccaaaaaaaatattttaaggaaTTTACcctgcaaaatgtaaacaaacacataatCTAGTGCAAAGAAATTGTACCATAGCACATGGTACGTTGTGTACAGGAACTGAAGAGAGTTTTGTAAGCAGAAAGCATTCTGTTACTCATTCAAGACAACTTGGGCACACTGTTCGATCTTTATTAATGGGGCAATATGGTGATTCTGGTATAAGATAGACAGCCCAGCTATAGAGAAATGCACAATTCATTCTTAACACTTACTGTTTTGTGTACTTTCTTTAGAACACACTCAACACAGAATGGGTTAAAAAGCCTGTTTTTGCTTCCCATCTGGAAAATCTGGATGTAAGTTGCAACCATTTTTACTTTGTTAGACGCTAGAATCTAAAACGGTCATGAATGATTTCACAGGATGGTAATGATAATTCTTTCTCATAGTCCAGGACCAGTTCCTCGTGCACTTGCAAGACGGTGTTGCTTGAGGGAATGCTGAAAATCTACGAAGACATCTTTACAGACATGAAAAACAAGTCTGAGAAGATAGATGTGAAAACCAGTCTAGAAAACGTAATGAAAAATGTGACAAAGCTGAGAAGCAATTACGGTGAAGAACAGAAAGTATGGGAAGAACTTCAGAAAATTCATTTAATAAAGGTAAGAGAAAAGACAATAACAGCTGTCTGTAAAGTCTGCGCTGTCTACATTGAGAAATGGCGTAAAATGCTGTTGCTTGTCAAGATAAAAATTTTCAACTGTTGGATCGTTGTGATAAAGAAAATGATCTTTAACTGAAGAAGCTAATTACAATATAtgatatatgtttgtttttactcAGGTGAAGGATGGTACAATCCAGAAAAAAGCCTTAAATGAATTTCTCATGGTGTTTGATCGGGCCAACTGAGGAAAATACCACATCTGCAGAAAAAATCAGGACAAGACTCATTGTATGACCTTCTCTGGCTGTGTACagttacttatttattttaatttattttattgtataatgTTTCTGCTACCTCCAGCCCCACTTGGTAGTACTATTTTAGGTACTATAACTTCTATGTGCAGTGTTGTTGCACTGTAttgttcaaatgtacttttatatTTTGGTCATTTGTATTTCACGTGATTGTGATTctataataaaattacaaattttacttaattttatgtcTTGTCTGGTTCAATAAAGAActgaacaaaatgtacatttatgaaacacaaaaacttgttcaaaaatgtaaatcacagacatgatgacaaacaaacaaacaaatcaatagaAAGTTGGTTGATTAAGGTCTCATGTAAACAATTTGGCTTATTAAACTGGGAATTTACGGTGACAACGGGACTAAgttgtaaaatgttaaataataccaagcaatagacagtcagattgttttttttatatctcaaaaataattgtatgcatccaggagttttggttattcatattttttaaatgttacagacattacatctgaTTTACTGAAAAGCTGCTTttgaacaatgtgtattgggaaaagaacaaataaaaaaactacacaaaaaataatgaattgaGTTGATTTGactttggcaaaatattctctatttgcactgtcaaacaaacaagtgatagccatagccaatgctgaaacatttgaccaatcagaaattagcataattaattctgattcaaagttatCATCCAATCAccgccaaccatgttaaaatacatttaaacattataaATTGATCAGCActgaatctaagtactgattCGCATTGTCCCATGTccaccaaagaagttgagtggtCCGCacatcatctgcagtctgaaactgaacttttggtcagatgttagtagtgaatgcacttagctgcatatgaaggctataggatgctcccttgctcctttgctccctatttagtgagtgacttaacctccagtgtgctgtctgtctgcacttgtctcagaaaacttttgactcaaataggtttcaatgtaaaagaaTACAGTAATTTTTTTGGGCTTGCTGGTGCATGTGCATCTTACTATTCAAGCCACACTACATCAATGGAGTCAAACACATGTCCAGTTCGAATGCAACTCTCGTTTTTCACCAGAGtctgaatttaaagggatagttcacccaaaaattaatcattatttacccaccctcacAAATgaaggtgtggcagggcggagggcggggccgggtggtgattctacacacctggtcccttatcaggctaatcaagcctctgagagggataaaggccaacttcggaggatggtgcgggagagagagatcgtttacaggcatgtccgtcatgtgtgtgtttgtgtcttttgtttaagtttctcaataaactattatttatattgtcaagccggttctctgatacaccgtcacatggtcctcgatcacacctccaccctctcaggcggacaacAGCCCCTCTTCCCCGGTCGGACCGGAGTCAGCGTacgtttgtgcaaatcattttacaccggactgttttgtgaatgagtgtcaaaataaaacagggatggatcagtaccaactgttcatgttccagatttatatcctgaagatgtaagtactgcactttatattttgtgaatgtttgcaaatcacctTTCCGAATGTGATTGTTAGCTGATTTCccagctaatgcagctaaagttaccattgtccctgattgtattcacggagaccagagctatgtctggcggggagcagcagctaatttgcatttaaagagacacacatgaaaacagagtgtttttgattccaaccaaaaagaggcatttacaacctggtttaatatatgatctgtggggtattttgagctgaaacttcacagacacattctagggacacctgagacttatattaaaagaggcataataggtctcctttaacatttatttttgtgtttttggtgattcacattcttcatgcatacaccccctaatgggcagggagaagaatttctagcataaattgacataaatattgatctgtttctcacccaaacctataatattacttctgaagacatggacttaACCAATTGAGTCATTGTTAtgtttaccctgtcttgtttcactgttgccctcttgttttccatcttgtcacttttgtacttcttagttttcactttagtcccttatgtaactccatagtcctctgttagcgttcgtgttccctgtcattgttttcacctgccctcattagtttgccgtttgcttctgttaatcaccttattatcttgtttgagttctgttcgttcattggcccctttttcccttgtttatgtatttataccctgtgtctttgttcagtcttcgtcgatcgttgtttgatgtgtgtgtgtgtgtgtgtgtgtgtgtgtgtgtgtgtgtgtgtgtgtgtgtgtgtgtgtgtgtgtgtgtgtgtgtgtgtgtgtgtgtgtgtgtgtgtgtgtgtgtgtgtgtgtgtgtgtgtgtgtgtgtgtgtgtgtgtgtgtgtgtgtgtgtgtgtgtgtgtgtgtgtgtgtgtgtttcctcctcgagtcccctgtttgctTACGTCGAGTttagtttactattttatgtttaatttccccatcgtgggttgttcctttgtgttttcctgtttttgtTCCtctaataaagttcaaactgcgtttgaaTCCGCattgcctcgttactcaagcattacagaacgatcgaccacccaTGGATACAGCAGTTCAACGTGCGAACTACCAactgctctgcttaaagcaagaggaccgccctattgaagaccacatccacgacttcctgaacctggcgagtgtctcagacttcccagactcagccttggtggccttctttaggggcaatctgaacgcggcgcagagggagcggttgccacaggcaacgcacggctggacgctctgcgacttcctggaggcgaccctactagtttgcggctcacagctcaccgtgggcgtcgtagaggaggaccctacccctccacccactgtggagacccttcagctgtccggggctcctcctgtcacacctgccccggtctgcaagccagagcccacgcctgccccggtctacgAGCCAGAacctacgcctgccccggtctgccccggcgaacctaagccggcacataccacggtaacccagccagagtctgtagcctcagacgtcagtgagccagtgccgttagcctcaaacgtcaatgagccagtgccgctagcctcgaccgtccctgagccagcgcctgtggcctcgaccgtccctgagccagcgcctgtggcctcgaccgtccctgagccagcgcctgtggcctcgaccgtccctgagccagcgcctgtggcctcgaccgtccctgagccagcgcctgtggcctcgaccgtccaagagccagtgccagtagaagtgaccgtccaagagcctgtaccagaagcctcgatcgtccaagagccagagcctgaagccatgtccgtccaagagccagtgccagtagccatgaccgtcatagagccagtgccagtaaccgtgaccgtccaagagccagcaccagtggtcgtgcccatcctagagccagcacctcccgagccttccagggcacctcctcttgagcctaccagggctccgcttccCAAGTCTctcatctctcgagtcttccagggctcctcctcccgagctttccagagctccgccttccgagtttcccgagctttccagagctccgccctccgagcttcccagagctccacctctcgagccttctagggctccgcccctcaagcccctcgagcctaccagggctccgcccctcaagcccctcgagccttccagggctccgcctctcaagcctcccaagctttccagagctcctccctcCGATCttactagggctccgcccctcaagcccctcgagccttccagggctccgcctctcaagcctcccaagctttccagagctccgccctctgagcttcccagagctccgcctctcaagcctctcgagcctgccagggctccgcctctcgagcctgccagggctccgcctctcgagcctgccagggctccgcccctcaagcctcttgagcctgccagggctccgcccctcaagcctcttgagcctgccagggctccgcctctcgagcctgccagggctccgcctctcgagcctgccagggctccgcctctcgagcctgccagggctccgccttccaggcctctcgagccacccagggctccgcctcttgagcctcctacggctccgtccccagagcctcttgagcctcctacggctccgtccccagagcctcttgagcctcctacggctccgccccagagcctcttgagcctcctacggctccgcccccagagcctcttgagccttcgatggctccgcccccagagcctcttgagcctcctacggctctgcccccagagcctctcgagcctcctgcagctccgcctccggggcctcctgcggctctgccccccgagcctcctacggctccgcctcccgatccactcaagccttcgacggctccgccccagagcctcttgagcctcctacggctctgcccccagagcctctctagcctcctgcagctctgcctccggggcctcctgcggctccgcctccagagcctcctatggctccgcctctcgatccactcaagccttcgacggctccgccctcagagcctcccgagcctcctacggctccgcctctcgagccactcaagccttcgaagGCACCGCCCgccgagcctcctgagcctcctacggctccgccgctcgagccactcaagccttcgacggctccgccctcagagcctcccgagcctcctccggctccgcctctcgagccactcaaaccttcgacggcttcaccctcagagcctcctatgtcTCTgccccagagcctccagagtcttcctggtctctgctcctaaagcctcccacggtgccgcctacc
This sequence is a window from Xyrauchen texanus isolate HMW12.3.18 chromosome 45, RBS_HiC_50CHRs, whole genome shotgun sequence. Protein-coding genes within it:
- the LOC127637492 gene encoding interferon gamma-related-like, translated to MIPKLFCYEIKGCDLSPVLFHFFALTPSSDSVFTLRSLLLCVDYLPAMKKEVSLQRNNGFRFPRSTSDTDKTLERRKLQDTIHSLQNHYNTLNTEWVKKPVFASHLENLDSRTSSSCTCKTVLLEGMLKIYEDIFTDMKNKSEKIDVKTSLENVMKNVTKLRSNYGEEQKVWEELQKIHLIKVKDGTIQKKALNEFLMVFDRAN